A region of the Corynebacterium renale genome:
TCGTCGAGAACGCTGTCCATGCTTCCCCCTTTCAGTGATGTGCTTTCACACTAAGGAGGCTTCCTGGTGGTGGGCAAGAACTTTTTTGGCAGCCTGTGTATAACTAGCCCTTTTAAGCCCGCGATGATTTCAGCTTGTGGATAATGGGACTTATGTTTTTTACCGGGATCGATATTGTGCACATTTCTAGTTTCGCGGCCCAACTGGAAACCCCAGGGAGCACATTCGAGTCCGTGTTTTCCGCGCACGAACTGCGGCTCGCGGCACGTTACACAGGTGCTCGACGCCAAGAGCACTTGGCGGGGCGGTGGGCAGCGAAGGAAGCGTTTATCAAGGCGTGGTCCCAATCGCTGTACGGGCGGCCCCCGGTGATTGCGGCGGATCGAGTGGATTTTTCGGAGATTACGGTCGTGGCTGACCAGTGGGGTCGAGTAGCTTTCCGGCTCGCCGGTGAGGTGGCACAGTTGGTCGAACCGAAACACGTGAGTCTTTCCATCAGCCACGACCAGGACTATGCGGTCGCCCATGTTGTAGGTGAATTTTAAAAACCGCCCTCACAGGTGATGAGGGCGGCGCACTGTTTCACGGGGTGTTAGGCGAGGTCGCGAATGAAACGAGCAACGTGGCCGGTGGCCTTCACGTTGTACTTTGCTTCGCCGATGGTGCCATCTGGCTCAATAAGGAAGGTGGAACGGATGACGCCTTCTACAATCTTCCCGTAATTGTTCTTCTCCCCAAAAGCACCATAAGCCTTGAGGACGTCCTTGTCGGGGTTAGACAGGAGGGC
Encoded here:
- the acpS gene encoding holo-ACP synthase AcpS, which encodes MFFTGIDIVHISSFAAQLETPGSTFESVFSAHELRLAARYTGARRQEHLAGRWAAKEAFIKAWSQSLYGRPPVIAADRVDFSEITVVADQWGRVAFRLAGEVAQLVEPKHVSLSISHDQDYAVAHVVGEF